The genomic window tttatttcaTTGATTGATATTGGATTTATGTATATTCTTTCTGAACTGCTTAAATATTTACGCAACAATGCTGCCAAATGTGGCAAAGAGAAACTTCCACTAGATTGTTAATGGAGCAAAAAGTAGAGAGGTACGTGTGGCTTATGGAAATATAATCATTTGAAAGTCTGAGTCTGTAGCGGCAAAATTGTAACTTAAAATACTAAACTGGTAATGTGTTTACAAGGACCCTGAAACCACATTTACACTTTGGGATCAAAAGACAAagatttacaatattatttagtaCTTCTTAAGGGAACGAGGCACTGGTTCGAAGGCACCCTCTTGCTTAAGTTTGTTGCGAGTTAACACACACACGTCGCCAGCGGAAATTTTTAAATAGAGGGTAGTGATGGGAGAAGGTGGCTGAAACGGGCGAGACACATTGAGCCTGGTTGACGTATGTTGTTTGTTTTCATGTCAGCTTTAAAGAAAATATCATTGCTGGGTGATCATACATGTTTTGAATGATGCTGATATGCAGTGACAAATTTGTTTTAAGGGAACATTTATTTATGTACTTTGTTGTTTGTTAGAGATAATAGTGTTAATACTTCATTTTATAACTGTAAGTTATAGTTTAGGCAATTATTAAGGTATTTTTGATATTACACAACTGATAACTTTTCTCtcaatgtttttaactcaaatacagcaatttgcatttatttttttccaatcaaAGATAAATTCCATTTGTTGTATTAGGTTTGTTTTACTCGCCATTTCTTTTGCTCCTTAGGAGGTATAAGAATTAGGAACAAATAACTCATGTAAGCAAAGAGAACAACTtgaggattattttttttaacctggcACAAAAGCAGGCATCTTTAAAAATGCAATTGCGAATTAAGTTTTGCGTGACGGTGAATCTGCTAGGCAAAAGCTAATATTGTGCCAAAAATGATGTTGTATTTGTTTGAATGTAAGTTCATCAATAAGGATATTCTCCACATAACCTGTAGTAATTAAATAAAtccatgttaaaaaatattttattcaaaatattatattatagatATACAATCATCTTTATTATATGTAATATACCACTTCTTGATGCATGGTAACACCATCTAGTCCACAGAAAATGTTTGTAAGTTTTTTTGTGACACTGGTAAAATGTCTATGCAATCTATACATCAGTAGTAGAGCCAGGCTGTATATGAGCCCTGACAGTGGTGCTTTTTGATATAACAATCCTAAGTCTGATCTTTCTATTGAAtgattatgcttttaacaatctTGACTGCTGAATCCACTGGTCTGTTGTTCTGCATGTGTTTTGGGCTACTTGTTATTTGTTTGAAGCTGTACATCTTAGTAAAATCCCTGTGTTCTTGAAAGGAATACTGTGGTCCATTATCTGTTCTAAGTTCTTTTTGGATTCCTTGTCGAGAAAAGGTAGCTTTACATTGAcatcgaccggggctacgccctccctaagcccgatgtgcctcacgccatcgccacccctctcctcccacccccaccctctatttcaaacctcccgcctcgtgtgcaggtgtgtgtgtgcgtgtgagcctTGGCCCTGCAAGAGGCAGTAGCTTCAGTGCCACGTTCccataaaaacttaattaaaataataagtaattgtaatgtaaaccttttattttcattttttttaaaattcctaagtgtttatgttttaagttttagttagTAAGGACGATGCAGCGCCCCAGGCGGGCAACCCCGGAACTAACCACAACTACTTTTTTGAACTTtaacgaataaattaaaaataagttaagtttGGTAATGATAAATCACTGTGGTCAGTTTTTGCTTAGTGTTTAAGAGGgattttcatgttaatatgtTACCAGGTGGATACCTGGTAACATAACGGGAACTTAATgcttcccggcggccatgatgcccTGGCCTCGTCAGTCAGCTTCCGTTCGCCGCCCGGGGTAGAAGGCCTGCGCGCGCCTCGTCGacttcaatattttagtttcattgaTCTGGTAACATCCGTTGctccgtaattattttttaaaccttttttcttTTCCTTGAGGTCTACCCCGGGGGGATGGCtctttaacataattatttaaatccagtTGGATTGTTTATTTCTTAATACGTAACGAActttcgaggccaggccacgaggtgacctggtcagcctttaAGCCGGTGTAATACTCCTGTTGCCATGTTATTTCATTGTATCAGTGAATAACtctttttcacgaaattacttatgtaacattttatttcctTGTGCCGCTCGACATCAATAAAGAGCTTTCCCTAGACTTCTGTGAGTTTCACTGAGCAGCCGTGTGCGTAATCCTCTGAGTCCCGAGGCGTGTGGAACGCCTTAAGAGCCCATTAGTGCTACTGCGCAAAGGGGGAGTCGAGCCTAgtccccacacgggtcacgtcacggccccgAGCCAGGAGTCTACGGCCGGGTCCAtgtgcccctacacgtggtggcgcccactaacataCCGCCTTAACGCCATCCGAAAAACCCTCCTCAACGACAACATATTGATACTCTTCTAGGCAAAGAAATGTTGGGCAATTCATATTTTTCTGGATATCTCTAATAATCTATCTTTATAAGGTAGTTTTTTCTCTTTTGTTCTGCTATATTTGTATCAATAACTTCCTATGGTCCTTGAGGTAAAGGAGAATGCATAAGAGGTTCTGGTCTGTTCGGTTTTTCCTTTATACATGTTTCACAGCtggatgtaaattttttaatgttgtttgtaATGTCTGGCCACTAAACTCTTGCTCTAGCTCTTGGTACCCAATTGTCCTATGTAAATTCTTGGTATCACTAGAATAGTTCCCTTCATTTGTAATTCTCTGATGATAGATAGCTCTCCTCGTACCATCCAAGTGCTGGGCATGAAACTGGTACTTCATAGGTTCTGAGGCTACCTTTCTTGCACAAGCTGTTTCAGCTCCTTGCATGTAGTATCCGAACCTTGGGCCAGTAGTACCTCTTGAATCCTTTTTGGAAGCAGGGAAGCACCCAAACAGCCAGTCTATAAGAATGCTTCCGCACCACATGTTATATACAATAAGAATATCTCATTAGCCTAATTCTGTATCTTTACAGTCTAGTTGGTTCAACAAAATTTTTCTTGCCTAAGATGGACACCAATGGTTGATGGTCTGTCTTAATGAGTATGTTATTGTTATGTTATTGCTGAAGATGTACATTTGGAATCTCTAAAAAGCCCATGTAAATGCTAATGCCTCTTTTTTGGTTTGTGGTATGTTTCTTGTCTATTGAGGAGAAAGACCATGAAGCATAGACCACTGTTACTGTTTTCGTTGGGTTGTTGTGCCCCCGAGGCCATACAAAGATGTGTTCGTTCCTGTGCGAACCTGTTTTGGGATTGTAATGCAAAAGCATTGGTGAACTATACAAGAGTTTTTTATAACCTGTTGTCCCTATGAAAACTCATTATCATATTTTAATAGTTGATGCAAGGGTTCTGTGATGAAACCAAGTTAGGTGTAAACTTACCTATGTAATTTGTCACACCCAAAAATCTTCTCACTTCCTTAATAGATTAAAGATGTAACATCccttaaattgttttaattttggcGGAATCAGCCTCCATTCCTTTGTCGGACACAATGTGACCTATGAATTTAACCCTGCTTGTTGCAAACACACATTTGTCATTCAGTGTAATCCCTGCTTTTTATGTTTTTTCCATGTTTTCGTAATCTTTTTGAATGTTTGATCCATATACCAAGACGTTATCCATTAGACATTTGACACCTGGAGCTTTTGCAAGAATGCGAGACATTTCCCTGAAGTAAAACTCAAGTGCACTGGTAATGCCAAATGGCAATCTGTTAGAACAGAACTGGCCAAATGGTGTAATAAATGTAGTGAGAAGTCTAGACTTTTCTTCTAATATTCACAATTTGCATCAATCTTAGAAAATATGACTGCATTTTTAAGTAGAGCAAGGGGTTTATCGATTGTAGATAATATGACAAATCTACACACAACCTGATATTGCCATTTGGTTTAGGAATGATTACAATTTCTGAACACCATTCTGTCAGGCACTCCACCGGAGAAATTATGGCCATATTTAAGAACCTGTAATTCCTGTTTTTGTTTTGGTTGGAGTGGAATTACCACTCTTCTGGAACATGGTATGCTTGCCAGTTGTGTGACACTCATCTTAATTTCATAGGGAACGTTCGTTAACCTACTCCCTGGAAAAGTTTGGTGTACTTTCTCTTGGGTTGgatttgtttacatagtttaCTTCCCCAAACCATTAGAGCATTCCCAAGGATTCAGTTGCTGGTCTCTCTAGTAATGGTTCTTGCATATTTTTCATAATGTACACATCTTGACCAACACTATTCTCTCTGCAAGCTAAAGTAGTTTTCAATTTGCCTAGAATATTTAGTTGTGTGCTGTAGGGACCAAACAATTTGATATTTCCTGTTTGCTTCTCTTGCACTAATGTCTTAGCGGCAATGAGCCTACTAACTGTTCCTCATATAACTGTAAAACCTGCCCTCGTGTCTGTTATAAATATGCCCTCAATTAAACTCTTGCTCTCCAATTCGGCTTGGTTTCTCTAGAGTGTTTATAATAGTTAGGAACAAATCGTCCTTAGAATTATTATTGTGAATTTCCTAAATATGCTTAGGTTTACCCCTTGTTTTGCTTACCCTCATCAAGTGTTGCATATTGCCACAGTTACGGCAAATCTCATTAATTGCAGGTTACTTGTCTGTACATTCTGTCACATAGGCACCCCTCATATTTGTAACATTCCCTAACACTCTGGAATATTTGAAAGTTATTCTTCATTTTGGtcttcaaatatgtttgttttctgtgttgtaTAGTGGTTCAGTTGCTGATATGAGTACTAATTCTGCCCAATATTATCCTCTACAGTTGTTTTCCTTGTAGATTTCTGAACTCCCGCTGAACTACTGACACAGACACTTTCATAACtgctctttttaatattaaatatgcaGCCAACTGTAATGATTTTGATAAGTTTTCATTTTGGATTCCTACCGCAAATCTATTCACAGTTTTAAAGAGGTGTTGTAAAGTGTTTATGAATTAGTCCACCAATTCATCCAGCAATTATGAACGAAGATTAAAATTAGCCCATTTTTAAATCACATTTCTTCTCGGAATGAAATGTGATTCAAGCAATTTCACAATTGCATTGTATGATTTTGAATCCTCCTTAGGAAATATGAAAGATTTAATTATTTCCTGAACTTGTGGTCCCATTACATACACCTATGTACTCACCTGCATTTGCTAACATACTCACCAACCGatatctttgaaatttttttaacaatatacaCCATTCTTCTGATTCCCTTCAATTGAAACTAGCAGGTGGAGAAAGAATGAATGTGGCTTCCGCCAATGTATATTGTTGTTTAATCATCCTTTTCAACATGTGTGTACAAGAGCAGATCCAAGATTTTTTCTGGGGGAGGCACAAGGGTTGTAACGAACGTAATTTTAGCAGGACTGAATTAAACTCCTTGTCAATTTTTAAGCGTCTGGGGGGGCGCAGGTCCCCCCTACCTCCCATATCTGCCTATGAGTTTGTATGCTTCTTTCATTTCTACACTTTTCTATCACCGACCCCACCCCTGACACCATGTAATGAGTGAGCATTCACCTGCTTTCCAATACACTTTATTCTTCAGTTTACATGTCCATTATTCTGACTCTGCCATACAATTTACAGCCTTTCCAACCTTACCTCACTCAACATCCTTACATGCTACACAATGAAGGGTctgttttttaaaatactaaagattttaaattgaatattttatttatataatggaGGTGTTTATTATTACTGAATTCATTTTTATGCATGGGTTGTTTTAGATGTATCCAAGAAGAAATTAGATTCATATTCAGGTGATGATACAGAATACACAGATGTCTTGGATCTGTTTTGCAAACTATGTAACCTTCAGTTAACTTCAAAAAAAGAGGTTATGCAACACTTAAGGAGCCGTGAACATCTCGAAGAGGTAGATTTGCGGAAGAAGCAAGTGCTGTTGAGCATAGATGACCCAGAAATACATCAAGTTGAGGTAGAGCACAAGTGTGATTTGTGCTTACTGAAATTTCCTTCAAAATCTATGTACAATGCCCACCTGCAGTGGAAGCAACACGTAAAGAAACTAGCCAGCAAGATGCAGTCTGAGAACAAGCATAGATGTGAACTTTGTAAAATGGATTTCTTCTCTATGCAAATGTACAAAGCCCATCTAACCACAAAAAGGCATATAGGCAATGAAAAGTGGCTGAAAGAAAGTCAAATCGAAGCAGGCCAAGGAAAATCAGTTGATGCAAGAGTTATTAAAAATGATACTGCTGGTGTTGCTGAAGTTAAAGATGGTAGatataaaaatattagaaatGAGAGATCAGTGAAATCGGAACACCAGTTGAAAAGTATAGGTGTTAATGATCTTCAGGAAAAATCATTTAGAACTGATGGTAATGTTGAAGATTCGTCAGAAAAAACCAAGAACAATAATCTCGAGAAGAAAATGGAAGTAAAAGGTGCTAATGACAAGACTTCTGGTGAAAAGACTCACGGGAGCACAAATTCTGATGAAAAGACTCACGGGAGCACAAATTCTGATGAAAAGACTCACGGGAGCACAAATTCTGATGAAAAGACTCACAGGAGCATGACTTCTGTTGAAAAAACTTGTGGTGGCACGACTACTGATAAAACTCATGGTGGAATGCCTACTGATGATAAGACTTTTGATGACACACCTACTGATGATAAGACTTTTGATGACACACCTACTGATGACAACTCTTCTGATGAGAGTGATTGTTTCGATTGCGAGGTGTGTGGGATATCTTTTGCTGGATGCTTGCCATTCGAACAGCATTTGATGAGTATGAAGCACATTTTACAGGTTAGTATTAAACAGTCTACAAGTCAACAAAATACTTCTGATAAAACCAATAGTGTAAGTGCAGCATCTAAGACAagtaaatcattattttgtaagttttgcCTTGTTACTTCACTTACGAAATACCAACATGAACTGCATTTGAACAGCAAGAAACACAAGGATGCTCTTATCATGTTGGAAGTAATTAAATATGAGCCTAAGGTGAAAATGCCACTGAATCCCAAACCTGTCACTTCACTGTCTCAGGGTGTTAAAGCATCTGCAGAGAGGAAACAAGATAGCTTTAAAATGCTTTGGAGCACTTCAAGTAAAGAAAGGTTTTCTTCTAGAAGTCAGTCTCCTTTTCTCCAGAGACCAGGTGTCAGCTCGTCTTCGAGAGGCAGTCGTGATACTGTACGACAGTCAGTTAGCCAAACTAAACCTAGGGCATTTAGTTATGAGGGTTGGCAAACATCTGATGCGCCTCGTGCTACGTTAGCATCGGTTATCACAAGGACCCCAGATGTGTATCGTGCAGAAGCAAGGCCTCCACCCATCAGGAGATCTACGTACTCGTGCAAAGTTTGCAGTGCTTCCTTTATTTCAGGAGTGGATTATAAAGACCacataaaaatttgcaaaaagAAGGAAAATAGTAAAGAAACTAAATATGCTCTAAATAAGTCATCAAAGCCAATTTTACAAACAGATCCATATTTTTGTGTTGCTTGTGATGTAGAATTTACTTCCTATCACACATTCATAGAACATAATGCCAGTGCAGAGCACGAAGCAAACATTGAACATTTACTAGAGTATGGCGAAATGTTAAAAAGCGAGCGCAAGGAAAAGATATTCCTCAGAAGTGAATCGCTTGACTGCAAAAAATGCAATGTTTCATTTTTCTCTGAGCTGTTGTTTAACAGACACATGAACAGTACCGATCATTTGCGAAAACAAGTGATGTCCTCTACGAGCTTTGATCACAACTCGAGATCTGAGCGTGAACAGAAGACTTCTCGCAAGCTGCGGTCGAGAagtcgagggaaaaaaaaatgtaaagctgATGCATATGACAAAGATTCGAGCTGTTTGAAAAGCCGGAAGACGTCCTCGGATAGTAATTCGGATGGACTGGACTTGATGCCGCGGAAGAGGATCAGGGAAGAATACGAGTGCACCGTGTGCAACAAAGCGTATTCCTCCAAGCGAAAATACAGAGACCACTTGAGCAGCAAGAAACATAAGAAGAAAATGTGTCTGTACGAGTGCAGTGATTGCTGTAGAGTTTTCTCCTCCAGGTATGACTTTTCCAATCACAAGTGTGACCTTGATGCTGAAGACACCTGCGGTGCTAAAGGGGGCGACAGGGATCGATGGCTACAGAACTGGGGCTCGCAGGATCAAAGCCAGCTCAGCGAGGCTGACAGACGCTCCACAGGCGAGTTCAGCTATGAAGAAGACAACTCTTTCCTAGACGTCGATGAAGATTTTGAAATTAGTAAAAATTTGTTGTTACCTGAGAAACCATCAAAAGAGTCACTACTGTCCACGTTTTCATTCAAAAAAGAGATACATAATATAATGGTAGAATGTTTAGCTACGGCAGACTTACATGGCTGATGTATATTTACTTCTCTTAATGTTTTAGTTCTTTATTTTGACTGAACTATAATTcaagtagtgtgtgtgtgtgtttgtgtgtgtgagtgtgagagcgtgtgtgtgagtgagagggagagagtgtgtgtgtttttttaatttgaataaacaaAAAAGCAAGAAATGTTAAGTACCTAATGTTTATTCATACTAAGAGTACGAAAACActaaattatcaatattttattgggactttaaatttgattgtaaaaaaaaaacaattaaaatgtctCTTTAGTCTAATTTAATGTGTTCACATTTTAAATGTGTCTGGTTGCAATATTTATAGAAGCATTTACCTTGTTTCCTACTTTTGTTGGGTTATGGATATAACAattataatgaaagtttttttttatgagataTATTTTTGCCACTTCTTCTTTGCTACATTCAATATCAAAGTTTTgaagtagttattttttttactattgttaAAGAatgtttaatttagtaaaaaatgaaaatttgctatgtttttttatattaatagttAAGCTTAGTTGCAATTTTTATATGAAggtaagaaatacgtacatattatatataatcTTTTATAAATTACACGTAAGAAAAAATGCCATTGTAACAGACTTAAAAACCTGTATGTTTAACTAGTGTATTATAACTTGTTTTCATTGAAAAACAAGAAGTGTTAATCAGATGAAAGATGTTTTTGAACATTTTTGAACATTTCCTTTTAGGAATATTTCTCCTCACTCTCAGTTACTTTGCTCTTTTACTCTCTCATAAAGGGATTTATGTTTCTGTACAGTGTTATTTACACAATTTCTTTTTAGACACCTCATTTTGAAGGATTACAATCATCTGAACTGGGCTCTGATAATAGCTGCTTTTGCAAAGGAAGTCTGTCACACTGTAGTATTTTGCACCATCTCTTAGTAAAGGAATAGTTGCTGTGCCATATGTTACAACAGTTTTTAGATGTGCATGAGTTGTGTATGCATGTGAAATTTTACATTTCTCATGAGGAACCATCCTCTGTGTGAATTTAAGAGTGTTCTGTATTTTAAAGCTCCTAGATATAGTTAGTGTTGTGATGTACATATGTATATGAGAGGAAGTGGACAAATAAACAGTAGCCAAGATGGCCAGATGAAGCATGTGTTTTTGTCTTGAGTTGGTTCACCGATCCCTTCCAATCCAATATATAACAGTTAAGTCCACTTTGCTATCGAATGAATCTGCAATATCATTGTGTCTAGAAATTGGTCACCCACCCGGGGGCGTCGGGCCGGCGGCCTTCTGGTGTGCTGCCCTGCCACAGTAGTCCAGTTGCCAAATGGCATTTTTGACCTAAACCCGGAAGTAAGGTCCGCCCAAAGTTTTATGGCATTTTCTTTCTTCAATGTATATCTGATGATATTCTGTAGGGTGCCACTTTGACACCCTTGAGCAATTTTAGATATTTAAGACGGCGACCAAGATAGTTTAAACTTTATTCGACGGACATATATGCGTGTATAAGacacatttttttaatcattgtggTGTATAAAATGATTTTAGGGCTTAGGAAatataataacaaattattttggcaattaaatacttttataaaatatagcaGAAAATATTTCGTAAATTGATAATGATATATTTGGAATATCTTGATTCCAAGGAAAGTGAACtttgattaaatactaaatcaTTAACACTTACATTTACAATACATTTAAAAGCATGGACTgtaaaattaattgaagttgTATGTGGCGTGAAATATCTTTAGCTAGCTGTAACGTTTAATACATAATTTATGTTGTAATCAATGTTATAAGTAACCTGTAACATTTACAAGCATCTTATTTAATATGCAAACAAAGGATTatcatcaaaattttaaatattacaaagttAATTTAATTGTTGCAGAAgtagaaaaaaacaaatattaacatcCAGTATAAATGTGAACGCCttagttgtaatttttatatataaaaataactaaaataaactatCTTGCAGTCTCACTTTACTTAATTGAATAGGCAAATGGAATGTAACTTCATTATCaaaaaacatttgcacttacACTATGGATATCATATCAAACAACATATCAAAAGTTGATTAAGTTTTATGATCATTCTAATAAGTCATAAATGTATACATGACATTCTTATGACGATTCAAAATGTCTCATAGTCCAGACTTGATCATCCTAGCATTTCAGTTTCACATGAAGTCCCAAACTATGGCGACAATTTAGCATGAATATTATCAATTTTCTGAAAATTATAGACACAAATATTAAAATCTTAACCAGGAGTTCAGAGACACGTACATTcaacgcaaacatatataaatccgaatctgatacgtcgtattatacacagcaaggtgttctttaaggtgaatgtagtcgctatattgtaccaaattcgagttctttgttataggccttcaaacttggcattttcgtcccatgatggttgtaaaatgctaagttcagagacACGTACATTcaacgcaaacatatataaatccgaatctgatacgtcgtattaaacacagcaaggtgttctttaaggtgaatgtagtcgctattctgtaccaaattcgagtcctgtgttataggccttcaaacttggcattttcgtcccatgatggttgtaaaatgctaagttcagagacaggtaaattcaacgcaaacatatataaatccgaatctgatacgtcgtattaaacacagcaaggtgttctttaaggtgaatgtagtcgctatattgtaccaaattcgagttctttgttatagcCCCTCAAACTTGACATTTTCGACTGATCTGGGTTGTAAAATACTACTCttagaggccggtaaattcaacacaaacatatataaatccgaatctgatacgtcgtattaaacacatcaaggtgttctttaagggtaatgtagtcgctatattgtaccaaattcgagttctttgttataggccttcaaacttggcattttcgtcccatgatggttgtaaaatgctaagttcagaggcaggtaaattcaacgcaaacatatataaatccgaatctgatacgtcgtattaaacacagcaaggtgttctttaaggtgaatgtagtcgctatgctgtaccaaattcgagttctttgttataggccttcaaacttggcattttcgtcccatgatggttgtaaaatgctaagttcagaggcaggtaaattcaacaaaaacatatataaatccgaatctgatacgtcgtattaaacacagcaaggtgttctttaaggtgaatgtagtcgctatattgtaccaaattcgagttctttgttatagcCCCTCAAACTTGACATTTTCGACTGATCTGGGTTGTAAAATACTACTCttagaggccggtaaattcaacacaaacatatataaatccgaatctgatacgtcgtattaaacacatcaaggtgttctttaagggtaatgtagtcgctatattgtaccaaattcgagttctttgttataggccttcaaacttggcattttcgtcccatgatggttgtaaaatgctaagttcagagacACGTACATTcaacgcaaacatatataaatccgaatctgatacgtcgtattaaacacagcaaggtgttctttaaggtgaatgtagtcgctatgctgtaccaaattcgagtcctgtgttataggccttcaaacttggcattttcgtcccatgatggttgtaaaatgctaagttcagagacaggtaaattcaacgcaaacatatataaatccgaatctgatacgtcgtattaaacacagcaag from Bacillus rossius redtenbacheri isolate Brsri chromosome 1, Brsri_v3, whole genome shotgun sequence includes these protein-coding regions:
- the LOC134528075 gene encoding uncharacterized protein LOC134528075 isoform X2, whose protein sequence is MLGREHDRHRYRPRSRSRSWSSRRSHHRNSHDDDDYDKDDDESEEELIPLPEELTRKFGKLTCELCLCRLYSVRQANMHYKGKQHEKKVMRYLEDWSSCNDKKIPDCWLKLVCKRKRNTRLPPGCNEQFCTMCKIMFTSMVVAEQHYSGRLHNTALKFYERQNPMLNIQSSLKSQFMCGICNIVTSCQEHLENHIKGHKHKKVAQRLKEAKYLEMHSAYDDEEEYHYAQEYDIIESQLDVSKKKLDSYSGDDTEYTDVLDLFCKLCNLQLTSKKEVMQHLRSREHLEEVDLRKKQVLLSIDDPEIHQVEVEHKCDLCLLKFPSKSMYNAHLQWKQHVKKLASKMQSENKHRCELCKMDFFSMQMYKAHLTTKRHIGNEKWLKESQIEAGQGKSVDARVIKNDTAGVAEVKDGRYKNIRNERSVKSEHQLKSIGVNDLQEKSFRTDGNVEDSSEKTKNNNLEKKMEVKGANDKTSGEKTHGSTNSDEKTHGSTNSDEKTHGSTNSDEKTHRSMTSVEKTCGGTTTDKTHGGMPTDDKTFDDTPTDDKTFDDTPTDDNSSDESDCFDCEVCGISFAGCLPFEQHLMSMKHILQVSIKQSTSQQNTSDKTNSVSAASKTSKSLFCKFCLVTSLTKYQHELHLNSKKHKDALIMLEVIKYEPKVKMPLNPKPVTSLSQGVKASAERKQDSFKMLWSTSSKERFSSRSQSPFLQRPGVSSSSRGSRDTVRQSVSQTKPRAFSYEGWQTSDAPRATLASVITRTPDVYRAEARPPPIRRSTYSCKVCSASFISGVDYKDHIKICKKKENSKETKYALNKSSKPILQTDPYFCVACDVEFTSYHTFIEHNASAEHEANIEHLLEYGEMLKSERKEKIFLRSESLDCKKCNVSFFSELLFNRHMNSTDHLRKQVMSSTSFDHNSRSEREQKTSRKLRSRSRGKKKCKADAYDKDSSCLKSRKTSSDSNSDGLDLMPRKRIREEYECTVCNKAYSSKRKYRDHLSSKKHKKKMCLYECSDCCRVFSSRYDFSNHKCDLDAEDTCGAKGGDRDRWLQNWGSQDQSQLSEADRRSTGEFSYEEDNSFLDVDEDFEISKNLLLPEKPSKESLLSTFSFKKEIHNIMVECLATADLHG
- the LOC134528075 gene encoding uncharacterized protein LOC134528075 isoform X1 encodes the protein MLGREHDRHRYRPRSRSRSWSSRRSHHRRHDYHSDHSYYEVVPYSPSNRMDRYYDSHDDDDYDKDDDESEEELIPLPEELTRKFGKLTCELCLCRLYSVRQANMHYKGKQHEKKVMRYLEDWSSCNDKKIPDCWLKLVCKRKRNTRLPPGCNEQFCTMCKIMFTSMVVAEQHYSGRLHNTALKFYERQNPMLNIQSSLKSQFMCGICNIVTSCQEHLENHIKGHKHKKVAQRLKEAKYLEMHSAYDDEEEYHYAQEYDIIESQLDVSKKKLDSYSGDDTEYTDVLDLFCKLCNLQLTSKKEVMQHLRSREHLEEVDLRKKQVLLSIDDPEIHQVEVEHKCDLCLLKFPSKSMYNAHLQWKQHVKKLASKMQSENKHRCELCKMDFFSMQMYKAHLTTKRHIGNEKWLKESQIEAGQGKSVDARVIKNDTAGVAEVKDGRYKNIRNERSVKSEHQLKSIGVNDLQEKSFRTDGNVEDSSEKTKNNNLEKKMEVKGANDKTSGEKTHGSTNSDEKTHGSTNSDEKTHGSTNSDEKTHRSMTSVEKTCGGTTTDKTHGGMPTDDKTFDDTPTDDKTFDDTPTDDNSSDESDCFDCEVCGISFAGCLPFEQHLMSMKHILQVSIKQSTSQQNTSDKTNSVSAASKTSKSLFCKFCLVTSLTKYQHELHLNSKKHKDALIMLEVIKYEPKVKMPLNPKPVTSLSQGVKASAERKQDSFKMLWSTSSKERFSSRSQSPFLQRPGVSSSSRGSRDTVRQSVSQTKPRAFSYEGWQTSDAPRATLASVITRTPDVYRAEARPPPIRRSTYSCKVCSASFISGVDYKDHIKICKKKENSKETKYALNKSSKPILQTDPYFCVACDVEFTSYHTFIEHNASAEHEANIEHLLEYGEMLKSERKEKIFLRSESLDCKKCNVSFFSELLFNRHMNSTDHLRKQVMSSTSFDHNSRSEREQKTSRKLRSRSRGKKKCKADAYDKDSSCLKSRKTSSDSNSDGLDLMPRKRIREEYECTVCNKAYSSKRKYRDHLSSKKHKKKMCLYECSDCCRVFSSRYDFSNHKCDLDAEDTCGAKGGDRDRWLQNWGSQDQSQLSEADRRSTGEFSYEEDNSFLDVDEDFEISKNLLLPEKPSKESLLSTFSFKKEIHNIMVECLATADLHG
- the LOC134528075 gene encoding uncharacterized protein LOC134528075 isoform X4; the protein is MNERQNPMLNIQSSLKSQFMCGICNIVTSCQEHLENHIKGHKHKKVAQRLKEAKYLEMHSAYDDEEEYHYAQEYDIIESQLDVSKKKLDSYSGDDTEYTDVLDLFCKLCNLQLTSKKEVMQHLRSREHLEEVDLRKKQVLLSIDDPEIHQVEVEHKCDLCLLKFPSKSMYNAHLQWKQHVKKLASKMQSENKHRCELCKMDFFSMQMYKAHLTTKRHIGNEKWLKESQIEAGQGKSVDARVIKNDTAGVAEVKDGRYKNIRNERSVKSEHQLKSIGVNDLQEKSFRTDGNVEDSSEKTKNNNLEKKMEVKGANDKTSGEKTHGSTNSDEKTHGSTNSDEKTHGSTNSDEKTHRSMTSVEKTCGGTTTDKTHGGMPTDDKTFDDTPTDDKTFDDTPTDDNSSDESDCFDCEVCGISFAGCLPFEQHLMSMKHILQVSIKQSTSQQNTSDKTNSVSAASKTSKSLFCKFCLVTSLTKYQHELHLNSKKHKDALIMLEVIKYEPKVKMPLNPKPVTSLSQGVKASAERKQDSFKMLWSTSSKERFSSRSQSPFLQRPGVSSSSRGSRDTVRQSVSQTKPRAFSYEGWQTSDAPRATLASVITRTPDVYRAEARPPPIRRSTYSCKVCSASFISGVDYKDHIKICKKKENSKETKYALNKSSKPILQTDPYFCVACDVEFTSYHTFIEHNASAEHEANIEHLLEYGEMLKSERKEKIFLRSESLDCKKCNVSFFSELLFNRHMNSTDHLRKQVMSSTSFDHNSRSEREQKTSRKLRSRSRGKKKCKADAYDKDSSCLKSRKTSSDSNSDGLDLMPRKRIREEYECTVCNKAYSSKRKYRDHLSSKKHKKKMCLYECSDCCRVFSSRYDFSNHKCDLDAEDTCGAKGGDRDRWLQNWGSQDQSQLSEADRRSTGEFSYEEDNSFLDVDEDFEISKNLLLPEKPSKESLLSTFSFKKEIHNIMVECLATADLHG